A window from Pseudomonas campi encodes these proteins:
- a CDS encoding CaiB/BaiF CoA transferase family protein produces the protein MIPSKPLAGLKVVELGTLIAGPFASRICAEFGAEVVKVESPDGGDPLRKWRKLYEGTSLWWFVQARNKQSLTLNLKHEAGREVLKKLLSEADILIENFRPGVLEKLGLGWDVLHALNPKLVMVRLSGFGQTGPMHDQPGFGAVGESMGGLRYITGFEDRPPVRTGISIGDSIAALWGVIGALMALRHREVNGGQGQVVDVALYEAIFAMMESMVPEFDVFGFIRERTGNIMPGITPSSIHTCADGKHIQIGANGDAIFQRFMRAIGRADLADDPTLADNAGRDARRDELYGVIDRWTASLPLSEVEATLVRAEVPASRIYSAEDMFKDPQFLAREMFLSAKLPDGKPFKMPGIVPKLSDTPGAVEWTGPELGEHNAEVLGRLGYSTEQIAALKAGGAI, from the coding sequence ATGATTCCCAGCAAACCCCTCGCCGGCCTGAAAGTGGTCGAACTCGGCACCCTGATCGCCGGGCCGTTTGCCTCGCGCATCTGCGCCGAGTTCGGTGCCGAGGTGGTCAAGGTCGAGTCGCCGGATGGCGGCGACCCGTTGCGCAAGTGGCGCAAGCTGTACGAGGGCACCTCGCTGTGGTGGTTCGTGCAGGCGCGCAACAAACAGTCGCTTACCCTCAACCTCAAGCACGAGGCCGGGCGTGAGGTGCTGAAGAAGCTGCTGAGCGAGGCCGATATCCTGATCGAGAACTTCCGCCCCGGCGTGCTGGAGAAGCTCGGCCTCGGCTGGGACGTGCTGCATGCGCTCAACCCCAAGCTGGTGATGGTGCGCCTGTCCGGCTTCGGCCAGACCGGGCCGATGCACGACCAGCCGGGCTTCGGCGCGGTGGGTGAATCCATGGGCGGGCTGCGTTACATCACCGGTTTCGAGGACCGCCCGCCGGTGCGCACCGGCATCAGCATCGGCGACTCGATTGCCGCACTGTGGGGGGTGATCGGCGCCTTGATGGCGCTGCGTCATCGCGAGGTCAACGGTGGCCAGGGTCAGGTGGTCGACGTGGCACTGTACGAGGCGATCTTCGCCATGATGGAAAGCATGGTCCCGGAGTTCGACGTGTTCGGTTTCATCCGCGAGCGCACCGGCAACATCATGCCCGGCATCACACCCTCTTCCATACACACCTGCGCCGACGGCAAGCACATCCAGATCGGCGCCAATGGCGATGCGATCTTCCAGCGCTTCATGCGCGCTATAGGCCGTGCGGACCTGGCCGATGACCCGACGCTCGCCGACAACGCCGGCCGCGACGCCCGCCGCGATGAACTGTACGGAGTGATCGACCGCTGGACCGCCAGCCTGCCACTGAGCGAGGTGGAGGCTACCCTGGTGCGCGCCGAAGTGCCGGCCAGCCGCATCTATTCCGCCGAAGACATGTTCAAGGACCCGCAATTCCTCGCCCGCGAGATGTTTCTCTCGGCCAAGCTGCCGGACGGCAAGCCGTTCAAGATGCCCGGCATCGTGCCCAAGCTCAGCGACACACCCGGCGCAGTGGAATGGACCGGCCCCGAGCTGGGCGAGCACAACGCGGAGGTACTTGGCCGGCTGGGTTACAGCACCGAACAGATCGCTGCCCTGAAGGCTGGCGGGGCGATCTGA
- a CDS encoding ornithine cyclodeaminase family protein encodes MSSPTPYVIHQAEAERLLARIDVPAALRSMFRSLASGQAVQPAQQLVEFPAGGDFINYLGVLAEDGVYGVKTSPYIPGPHGAVVTAWTLLMSMRSGQPLLLCDAHSLTTARTAATTALAVDELAPAGARHLAIIGSGAVARAHLHYVKDLREWQSIRLYSPSLASRSAAARAELQTLDSRLQLCDSQEAAVADAEVILLCTSSAQALLDPLALGRAALITSISTNAPRAHEVPPASLAGMDVYCDYRATTPGAAGEMLLAAETGWSRSSIRGDLPELLSGLAPKPDYQRPVFFRSIGLGLEDMALANALYQLREQDQ; translated from the coding sequence ATGTCCAGCCCGACGCCCTATGTGATCCACCAGGCCGAAGCCGAACGCCTGCTCGCCCGCATCGACGTGCCGGCAGCCCTGCGCAGCATGTTCCGCAGCCTGGCCAGCGGCCAGGCCGTGCAACCGGCACAGCAACTGGTGGAATTCCCTGCGGGCGGCGACTTCATCAATTACCTGGGTGTGCTGGCCGAGGATGGTGTGTATGGGGTCAAGACCTCGCCCTATATCCCCGGCCCGCACGGCGCCGTGGTTACCGCCTGGACCCTGCTGATGTCGATGCGCAGCGGCCAGCCGCTGCTGCTGTGCGACGCCCACAGCCTGACCACCGCACGCACCGCCGCCACCACTGCCCTGGCGGTCGACGAACTGGCACCGGCCGGCGCTCGCCACCTGGCGATCATCGGCAGCGGCGCGGTGGCCCGCGCCCACCTGCATTACGTGAAAGATCTGCGCGAATGGCAGAGCATCCGCCTGTACTCGCCAAGCCTGGCCAGCCGCAGCGCCGCCGCGCGCGCCGAGCTGCAGACGCTGGATAGCCGCCTGCAACTGTGCGACAGCCAGGAAGCCGCCGTGGCCGACGCCGAAGTGATTCTGCTGTGCACCTCCTCGGCCCAGGCCCTGCTCGATCCGCTGGCCCTGGGCCGCGCCGCGCTGATCACCTCGATCAGCACCAACGCACCGCGTGCCCATGAGGTGCCGCCCGCCAGCCTGGCCGGCATGGACGTGTATTGCGACTACCGCGCCACCACTCCCGGCGCGGCCGGCGAGATGCTCCTGGCGGCAGAAACCGGCTGGAGCCGCAGCAGCATCCGTGGCGATCTGCCCGAGCTGCTCAGCGGCCTGGCGCCCAAGCCGGACTACCAGCGCCCGGTATTCTTCCGCTCCATCGGTCTCGGCCTGGAAGACATGGCTCTGGCCAACGCCCTCTACCAGCTGCGGGAGCAGGACCAATGA